In the genome of Fusarium poae strain DAOMC 252244 chromosome 1, whole genome shotgun sequence, the window GGGCAACTGCCACAAGCTCCTTCAGGAGTTCGAAAAAAATCATTAAGGATGGGCGAAGGTCATTAGGGGTAGGAGAATGAGTGAATTCGAGGGTATTGTGAGCTGGAACGGAGAAACGACTGGACATATTATCACCAAGCTCATATCATTCATGAAGCGTATCGAAATGTCATTTTAAATTCTTGCCTCCTCTGTCCGATGCAGTTATAGACTGAAGCAATGCAGAGAAACCAGCGACAGCTCCAGCAAGTGGGATCAAGCTTCGCACCAGATTCAAAAATCCCCATCTTCCGATCAACTTGGCGACATCCTCCTGCGAAGCCTCCAAAGTCCCGGCCACCGCCTTAAACAAGAGCTCGTTGGTCGATTTCATGAAGAGAATTGTGAATGGAATGATAGAAACCGTCGAAACTGCACCGACAACCAATCCCTTCCAGGCATGGCCTTGTTTCTGGGCTGTGTATGCTGCGTAGAAATAGGCCGCGATTGTTGTTACAGCAAACTTGGGCATGAGAGCGAAGCCGCTGTTGAAGAGGCTATGCCATACAATTGCGCTGGAGGGCGCTGAGAGTTGGAGAGCGGCTGGAACGCCGGCAAGAGATAAAGAGGCTATGAAGCCTGTTGGTTGCTATGAGTATGGGCAATGGAGATGAGATCACGGATATGGGTCTTACCTGAAGCCCAAGCCGAGCCTGCGATGCCTGTGGCCGAGGCCAGAAGTGATGGGAGGGGGATTGAAACTGGCATTGTGATATTTGAtgctttatttaattaatgaGTTTGTATGTATGTTCACTCTGTGAGTTGATTGATTTTAGGATCGAATACAACATCACTGGCTTTAATCTCTGTAAATAATGACGACTAtgataattataaagtttgGCTAGTAGTGTAAGTACTTGACAAAATAAACATCTCCGGAGTCTACTTGAGTCTAGAGTCTCTTGTTTGAATTATTGTTTCATTGTGGCCGGATCTAAAAGTGGAACATCCGGCTTGGAAACTATCACGGACTTCTGGAATGTCCGATCACGGCCGATCAAATCATCAGCATCCGATCGGTTGGAGGCCGATTGGTCAACATGGATATTGTATAGCCCTTTTCGGTCGTCGACTCACTGCGAGTTACCAACTTTTCCCTTGCGCGCGAAAAAACCATGTATCGTGGTTCCCTCAGAGTGGCCCTTGGCATCAGGTTCCGTCCATGATGATGCAAACTCCATCCCAGACTTCTTGAGGACATTTTGGCTGGCAACGTGATCACCTACTGTCATGGCTGAGATACACTCGTCTTGAACCGCACTGTCGCCTAGGGTGGTATTCTTATCCACCGAGATTTCAACCTCATTCCTTGGCAACGACCACCAATGATCAAGGTAGCCTTTGACAAACTCGGAAGCGTAACCCTTGCCCCAATGCACCTTTAAGAACTGATATCCTATGGCCGGCCAGCCAAGTTCAGCGGACCATACGCAAGAACCTCCTATCCCGACAAACTCGCCAGTCTCGGTGAGACAGATAAGCCAGTCGAAGCCTTTGACATCGTTTGGGGGTAGACGACGATCGAGACTTTTTTGTGTTTCTTCCATCTCTATATCAGGACGACCTTGTGTTGACCAGATCATGCCTTCGGGTTCTGTACGAACGGCGCGGACATATTTGAAGTCATCCTGCGTCATAGGTCGCATTGTCAACCGTTCTGTTTGGAATGGTTTTCGCTCGCTAttgggaggaagaggataGACAGGAAGTGttgtcttgaccttgacatAGTCAAGAGGTGGCTTCGGGAGAGGATCCATTGCCATTGTTGTTCTAGGGTAAGGTGAGCGCGAAATGCGAGATGAGTGAAAGTAGGTGAGCGAGCGAaggtgattgattgattgagatCGTTATGAATAAGAGAGTTTTTGTGCTTCATGTGTCTTTTGTACTACTGCTATGTCTCCGAAGTCGTCTACCATGGAGGGAAAGATTGTGAGTCATGGGTCTATTTTCTTATTGAATAAGAGTCGGATGAATATCCATCAGCACTTACGAAGCGCAGGAACGTTACTACAAAAGTTCCACCTATCTAGTACCCTACAGCTACAGCATCAAATTTCGCAAATGAACGATAACAAGTGCTTTAGTGAGTCAAAGACCCTTGAAAAGATAAAAATGATCAAATGAGGTTAGCTTCAGCCCTAGGAGTGAATCCTTCACACGTCTTGAAAGTTAATAGgcacaaagacaaagacccaGCCAACCCAGGCCAGGCAAAGACAGATACGACCTGAGTAAGATCGATTTGGGCGTAAAGTCTACCCCCAAAAATCGAGACGTCACGACCTAATAAACCGACATGGGGGTGGGGCTGTTTTCCGGCACTTCTTTTCGTTGAAGACAGTCTTTATTAAACTCTATGAGCCCCAACGGCGAGATCACCTCATTGTCAAAGAAGAGTTGACTGTTTTCGCAACCGTTTAACGTTAGAAACCTTACCTAGTTACTAACTGGCCGTGTCGCTCACATCTGCTCAAGTCCTCAAAATGAGTACCCGCGAAGGCCGTCCGGCCAAAGTACTCAGTTGCTCCAATTGTCGCACACGCAAAATAAAATGCGACAAGATACAACCGTTTTGCGGTCAATGTTCTCGATTTGGCCTGGATTGCGTATTTCCTTCGAGGAAACCAACTAGGCGTGCGCCAAGACCGCGTCAAAGTGAACTCCTCGATAGGATCAGCCGTCTTGAAAACATCGTCAATCAGGCTGACCCCGCCAAGTTGAAGCAGCTGGATGAGGAGGATATCAACTCACAACCTGGTACAACGTCGCTGGCCGCCACTTTGAACGATCGCTGTGATGAGTCTCAGGCGGTAGCTGCTCAAGCCGCCAATGCAGAAGTCAGCGAGCAGTATCTCAGCTCAGGATTCTGGGGACACTTATGTGCGGAGGTAGAAGGCATTCGACAAGCGTTGAATCAACCTTCtgaggaggatgacgacgatgaagaggggGAGAGTCCAGAGTCTATGGATATGCACTCATCAGCCCCATCTGGCTACTTGCTTGGAAACTCCAACTACAGCTCGCGACAACCATTGGCTCACCCTCATCCGAATATGATGATACGGCTTTGGACAATCTACTCGCGCAACGTCGATCCTCTCATGAAAATCATACACCGCCCAACCATGAATAGACATTTCCAAGCCTACATTGAATCACCAACGACGCACCGGTTCACCCCAGAGATTAACGCCGTCATGTTTGCCATATACTTCTGCGCAGCTGCTTGCCTGACACCAGAATCTTGTTTCAAGCAGCTAGGAGAGAGCAAGGAGGTCATTACAAAACGATATCGCGTGGCTGTGGAACGGGCGCTCGCAGAGGCAGATTATCTCAGTACTACCAAGCTTGAAACCCTGCAAGCCCTGACGCTTTACACCAGCATGATGCGTGTGCATTTACACGACCGGACGTCCTGGGTTCTCACATCACTTGTTGTCCGCATCGCCCAAGGTCTAAACCTACACCGGGACGGCGACGGTCACCGGTTCACACCGTTCGTGGCTGAAATGAGACGACGTGTGTGGTACTTCATTGTTGTTATCGATATACGCGGCTCTGAAGATAGAGGCTCAGACTCAACGCTTGTTCGATCGAGTTGGGACACTGCAGAGCCCACACCGATCGACGACGTCGACTTTGGTCCTGACTCACCAGGGCCTCTAATCCCCAAAACGACGCCTGCAGACAACGTCGTCTGCATGTGTACAGCTATGTGTTCGAGCATATTTGGCTTCCTGTCGCACCCACAGTACAGTGCCAAAGGCGAACCCGAGCACTTCTTGTATACGGAAGATGAGCTCATATCTCATATTCGTCGACTAGAAAACACATTCATCCACACTGCCAGACCctctcatcttccttctctttacGCATCCGAGATCGCCCGTATCGTTATTCTCAAGCTTTGGTTGAACATACAGTATCCATTCAATGGAGGTCCAGCCCCGGACCGACCTCGTGTATCGAAAGAAACTATGCTACGTACGGCAATATCTATCATTGAGCTACGCGAGCGCATGACGAAGAGTCAATGGGAGGACCGCTTCGCTTGGTGGACAGACACATATGTGCAGTGGCATCCTTTGGCAGTTGCATTGGCTGAACTTTGCGTACAAACCGAGGGGGAGCTGGTGGAAAAGGCCTGGGTGGTTGTCGAGAGAACCTTTCCTTCATCACGCGAACACATCGCCGACACAGCCAAAGGTTCACTTTGGCGGCCTATCAAGAAGTTGTTGAAAAAAGCAAGAGCCGCGAGAACTGAAGCGCTGCTGAAGCGAATGGATCTTAACAGCAGCTTGAACCTGGACCCCGCGTCTTTCATATCCCCAGCCATGGACATGCCTCAACAGCTACAGTTCGATCCGACCCAGCAGATGACAAACATCCCCGTGTCTGGACCAGGCCTCACGCAACAGTACGACACAAGCAGTATGAATCCTTCAATACTGTTCGACCCACCAGAAGTGTTGAATCTTGACTTTGGCATGGGATTGGAGCAAGGTGTGCCTATGGAGTGGTCATACTGGACAGAGTTTTTCAATGATACACAAATGGAGACATCtcctggaggaggaagcggGACAGGGGAATCGTCGTAACAGTTCACAATCGGTAGTCATTGCTAGTTTATAAACCCAATCAATTGTGCATCACACCGGCCAGCATCCTGTATGCCCAGAATTTTTTGGTTCATTCATTGCCCATTTTATTGAGCAAAGTCAGTTGATATTTCCATGATCCCGTTTAACACCCGCAGAACCTAACCATCCTCTAAACCGAAATCATTTAAGCGAAAGTGGAAGGTCGCTTCGCGCTGAAGAGCTTCTGGGTGTTCTCCTTGGTGATACGGTGGGGGAGGGGGAAGCTCAGGTTCTTCTGGGTGAGCTGGCGGATGTAAGGTCGCTTGATGTCCTCGGTCTTCTCGATCTCGACGACGCGGAGGATCTGGGTGGTCATGTTAGTAATTGCGACGTGGGGTGTGCGACTAGATGTGAGTTCGACGTACGTGGATGGACCTGAAACGGGCACGGTGGCGGGCGGCCATGTCGGAGTAGAGGGACTCGACGGCATCTGTTCGGGACAGCTCACGGTACTCCTTGTACATGTTGTGGGTGCCGGAACGAGAGTCGTATCGGATCCAGATACCGAagttcttgaccttgagggGGTGCTTCTCGTGAACCTATAGTATCCAAGTTAGCCTTGTCCGCTGGTTTGGTTGAGTGGAAATTTGCTGTTACGTACCGACTTGACGCTGACGATCTCACCAGtggccttcttgaccttcttgAGACCACGCAAGAAGTACCAGTATCGGGACTTAGCGACCGTCTCGTTAGGGGCGAAGATGGTCATGCGGTAGAGGGCGGGTGTAGGGTCAACCTCGGTGGGCAAGTGGCGCCCGATGACCTCGTATTCCTGAAGACGGCCTGAATGCATTGTCAGTATCTGATGTTCTTGATGTTAATTGATCTGATGCCGCAAGCCGGAGGATAAATGTCGAATTTCGAAAACGTGCTGTGTGTGGTGGGTAGGTCGAATTCTTTATGCTGAAATTCGAAACAAGGTTTCCTCGCCAAAATTTGCTGGACCCCGCCTCAACGAGCAATCGAAAGCTGGGCGAGCGAATATCGAGGTTGCTGTGGTTCTTGGTCCTTGGTCGTCGCTCCCCTCCTAATCGAGTTGAAGAAGTATCGAAATtgtttttttccttcttctttcgttGTCTTTATCCTCCGGCTGGCGACATCGGTATGATCGAGCGCATAAAACAGAAAATTGCTTACCCATCTGTAATGCTGGTTAGTTATTTCCCTTGGTGAGTCTGTATTGTCGACTTACTGTGACGTTGGTCAATTCCGACTGCGAAGGTTAGTGAAGATGACCGAAGTTGAAAAATACCAAGCGATCGATGGGCGAAACTTGGAAAATTGTGCGTGGGGAGTTAAGGGCACAGATGACTAATTCGGGTAAACTACGGATCGGGCAATCGATTTACCCGACGATGGTGCATTGCGCTTGCTAAAAAATAGGGACACCAAAATAGCTTGACAAAAACACCATGGGTGACAACCGCTCGTATCCTTGCAGCTATTTTGTCAGGTAACCTGGGTGGGTCTTATGACCAATCAGATATACCAACGACGTTGTGATGGGAAAGGACGTGCGTGAGTGGAAGGTGACTTCAACGATTGAGCGAGGCTGGTAACGACTTGAatacctactaggtacctaggtaactTAGTACAACTTTGGCATTCCACCAGCACATTCTACTGATGCTGCGACCTACTGCAGATACCACACGCTTTTTTCTCTCGGATTTTATGTCAATACGTAAGATCAATTCTGGCTGAAATTCTCACTCAAAGAACAGCTCGTGCCTAATACCAATAACTATGAACACTACTTTCCAACAATTCGCCGAGGCTCACTCACTACGCAATGGTTATAAACTGGCGCAAACACTATCGCCTGTTCCTCCAGCTGATGACCCTCAGAGACTGATGGCTGTATGGCGTAGCACGAATTCTCACAGTGTCAAAGGCGACATCAAGCACTTTATCAAATCCAGCACAGCTCACAAACGGAAACTAGACCATGATGAGACCACAGGCTGGGTTGAGGTATACACTTCATACTGGAAAGCTGTCTCTGAGATCCTAGCAGGAGAAAGCGGAAAGGTAAGAAACGAGTCGATTGTGAGACCCCTACTAATTTGGAACGTAGTCTACATGGACGAAAGTGTACGAGGCATGGAAGGAACTGACCTCAGTACTCATCCGCGGATATAACTCTCACGGATTCGAAGCGTGGACTATCCCATCTCTTTATATGGTGGGCAAGTATCTGCGGTTATTCGCGATTAAATCCGATGAGGAGCGTCGAGCCAAAGCCTTTGACAATGGCCCGGGAGCTTCGTTGATATCGGATGATTTTGATCCTGAAACAGATAAACAACTTCAACTGAGGGACTGCGAAGGGCATCTCAAGCGTATTTTCTCACTATGTTTGAATGATAGGTATGTTTCTTCCCTCTACGAGTAAATGTACTATGGCTGATTAGAATTGCAATCAGAGCGCCACTCGAAGAATCACGAAAATGGGGAATCTACTTTGTTATCAATCTCCTCTTCAAGACTTACTTTAAGTTGAATTCCGCCTCTCTGTCAAGAACCATTCTCAAGACGCTGGCTGTGTACAATGACAAAGGAGACATGCCACCTCTGGAGATGTTCCCCAAATCTCAGCGAGTGACCTTTAAGTTCTACGAGGGTGTCCTTCTCTTCTTGGAGGAGAACTATATCAAGGTCAGTATGTCTCTACCTTATGGACAGAACAATCTAACATTATTTCAGGCTGAATCATACCTTAACGAAGCATGGCAACTGTGCCATAAAGACGCCCACGCGCAATCTGAGTAAGCATACATCACTGCCGTCTGGCGATGTTTACTGACTTGGCGACAGGCGAATCCTTACCTACCTCATTCCCTGCCGTCTTCTCACCAGCCATGTCCTTCCTACTAAAGCCCTCCTTGAGAATTATCCGCGATTACAGGACCTCTTCCTCCCTCTAGCTACCTGTATCAAGACTGGCAACCTACAGGCTTTCGATCAGGCACTACAGCGTGGGGAGGCTGAGTTTGTCAAGCGACGCATCTACCTAACCCTCGAGAGAGGCCGAGACATTGCATTGCGTAACCTGCTACGCAAGGTTTTCATCGCCGGCGGGTTTGATGAACCGAAAGAGGGAGACGCAGCCCCGGTACGTCGTACCAGAATTCCTGTAGCCGAGTTCCAGGCCGCTGTTAGTATGGGCAGTGGTCATTTGGTTGATCCGGATGAGGTCGAGTGTTTGTTGGCCAACATgatttataaagtaagttATCAGCTCTCTTTTGCTCAACAAGGCGCTGGCTGCCTCTTGAGCCCGCGTTATTTCTTTGGTTGAAAATACGGAAGTGGTTACTTGGGCATCCGCGTGGCAGTCATTTGACTATATACTTGTCACCAAAATGTTGCCTCGGTCGATTGCCTGCCTGGTATTCACTACGCTTGCGCACACTCCCCTCCACCACAACCTTACAAATATCTGAGTCACTAACATGCATGCTTCTTTAGGATCTTATGAAAGGTTATATCGCACGGGAACGAGGCATCGTGGTGCTATCTAAAAAGGGAGCCTTCCCCGGGACGGGACTATGATATGAGGTTATCGAAGGAAGTTATTGGGCGACAAGCGTAAAAGCTTAGCATCGTTTCTTTAGACTTACTATTGCTGCTATGAAGTCACTCAGTAGATAGTGGAGAGATATCACGACAGTCAGGATGACGCCTGTGTCGACAAATCACGAACCAGTTTCCACAATGTCTATTGCATTTTCTTCTACAGTCAAAGCTCAGAAATGAGCCCGCTCGGCGTTTTTACTTATTGATGTGATTTTTTGCACCATATTCACGGCCAAGTACAGCAGCGTGCGCCACCCTTGCGTATTGCAGCTTCGCGGCTGCACCTCATATCTCTCTGCCCCCAACTGTTGATACGTTGCAAACAAGCATGGACTAGCAggtatttatttctttttgaTGGCGTTTTGAGATTCTTAGACTAGGTTTTCTGTCGAATCCGAAGTCATGTTGATACCCCCGTAGTGCACGCTTGTAGTTTGCATGGTTCGCTGCCTCTCACTCGCATGTTTTAGATCGCACCTTATCCCCTAACGTGAATCACAGCCGGGGATCTCTTCCGTTGTGAGCAACCTAGTCACACATACCACAGGATTTGATTGGACACGCATGATAAATCTTGTGGGGTTAAGTTTGTTGTTTGTATCGGGAACTTTTGGTTCTCATTCAATTTACGATACTGGGAAAGGCGTGGTGTGAAGGCATGAAGTTTATTTGAAGGCTCGCTCTTTTCGAAATAGCTCGTCCAAAAGAGCGTCGTGAATAATAATACAGTTTTTCATCCATATCACAGACGACAATATTGGTGTCTTTAATCAAAAGTCATCGTGAAAAATACCAACCAACCcaacttgctcttcttcagcGAGACCAAGTAtccaaaagaaagaataaaaaaccCCATGCACCAAGAAATAGAGCCCTCTGGGGGCTAGTAAGAAGGGTATTCGTACAGGGAAAAAAAATTGACGCCAGATTAAAGCCGTTGAAACTCTGTGAATAAGCAAGTAAAACACCAAACTCCAAACGCAGGTATTCTCTTTAGTTTTATGGTATCGGCCAATCCTGTAAAGCCAGCATCTCGCGTTAGGAAAGCGGAAGGAAAATCGTGTTTCATTAAAGTCcgacaaaagaaaaggatagaACGCCACGTGTTGAGGGAATGGGGATTAGGAGAAGTGGCGGTTTGAGCGAGGAGTGTTTCTATGGCGTGTTAGTTTAATGACCAAGGTTCAATATCAAGGCCGAAACTCACTGTGCAGTCGAGATGTCGTCGACATGGTTGCAGAGGGCGACAAAAAGATCAAAGAAGAGCTGAGTGCCACCGTTATACATCTCTAGTTGCATAGTTCCACTTCTCTTAAAGGTGCTGCGTGAGCGAATAATGAGAGCGAGATAGTGGGCTCGAAGCTTCGAGTCTGTGTCTGGAGTGTTGGCGTAGGCGTATCTGGCTGATGCCAGGATAGTACTACACTGGATTCCAGATTCTGAGAATCTTTGTAAGTAAGAGAATGAAAATGCGAGGAGGGGGAAACATACGAAGTCCCTGCTTTCGTAGAGACAGCTTCTTAAGCTCATCAAGGCCATATTTTTCCGCTGCGCAGTAGATGACCGTGTCCTTGAGAAGATCACCGTCGATACCACGATGGTAGACGGTACTTTCAACAGCAGCGCGCTGTTCTTCACTTGCCGCCTCGAGTTCATAAGAGTTTCGACGCTTATTGTGAACGAGACGAGGCGTGTAGTCACCTTTGTACAAGAACTCGAGAACAGAGCTAAAGATCTCGGGCTCTTCGTCGGGAAGAGAAATACGTTTGCTAGCGGGGTCCATGTATCCATTTCGTAGAGCGTGGCTAAAGAACGGACTGTTGGAGAGAACATCTTCATGGGCGGCAAAGAGACGTTGTTCGCTACCGACGACAAGAGTGACGATGGGTGAAGCCATGTTGCTGCGGTTTTTGTAAGAAATTGTTACTGAGATGGACGATAGCGGTACACTTACTCTCCCATTGTGGTATCGCCACTGTTGCTGGTCATGGAAGTCATAGTTGGCCGGCGTTGGTGGCGAGACTCATGTTTTCGCTTAGAGATACCACTATCCTTGCTGAATGAAGCACTGTTTTTGCTGGCCTTGTGACCTTTTGAGAAGCTCTTGCTTGAGCTCTCGTGTCGCCTGGAAGTAGAGAACATGTTGATGGGTCGTAAAGAAGATTTCGAATAAAAAGTCGAGATTTTGTATTATTAAAATGATAGGATTGTCTGTTGCTTTTATACTTGCTGGCTGATAATGTGGTGGGTGGCAGAGCAGGCAGAGATGGAACGAGGCAACAATAAAAAGAATGAGgcagacgatgatgataaaaCGCCCGGAAAAAGATGGCCTCGGATAAAAATTGAAACCTACCTCAGGTTCAAATAGTGATTTTTGAAAAAGTGACCACTCTTCTGATTCGTCTCAGGATACGAGGAAAAGGCTACGGAATGGGAGAAATGAGAGCATCTTTATAACCTACGAGGCTTGCCCCGTGCGACTATGGGCTGCCTGATGTAGAGATACCCCCGCTGATAGAACATGCCTAATCATCCTTCGCATAAAGACGAGTCAGCCCTTGTTTGGTCTTGGTGATAAGTCGTAGCCCGACGCGATGCCGATGGGTATTACGCGTAGGGGAGGGGTGCGATATTGACACGCGTGCACGTGATCGTTGGATACGCATTTTAATTGACTCCAGGCGTCTGTCGTTGGAACTTTACAGGGGATGTCCAGTCACAAAAAGGGGCTGggacaaaaagaaacaaaagcaTGGACTGAATAAGTAAGGGGGCCTTATTAGTGAGTTTGACTTATGCCTCTTTAATTGAAGCCTTGACGCCTTTGTACACGGTACGTAACAAATTACAGCGGACGAAGAGTGTCATGGTTCGCCTCTGCAATTAGCAACTGTGGGGCTCTACGTGCTGAATGGGTCCTCTCAAGGCAGAAGCCTTCAAGCTCAGGGACTGCATGATAACGCATGCTCAATGATGGAGCTGCAAGGCCCTGAAATAATGGCCGAGCCTCGTCATTTTTTACATCATTCGAATCGCAAGTTTAAGTAGACTCAATTGGTTTCAATTGAGACTCGTATCTAGATGCATCAATCATGCATGGCTGATGAAGCTTCCAGCCATCTATCTAATCCTCACGACTTCACATCATGGCTTCTCGCCTCTGAGCACACTCTCAACCGCAAACaacttttttcctttttcccCATGCTTCTTTAATTGATAGTGGGCCATTTAGCCTTGTTCCATGGTCCGTGGGTATGATTTAGCAAGGGGCACCAAGGCAAGGTACCTGGCATAGCTCTCCCAACACCTCCACACTCGGTACAGTCTGCTGGGTTTTAGTGACCCTTTAGTTCAAGTCTGGGATGAGATTTGAGGGTATCGACGGTGATATTGCCCGTTGTATGGGATCAGTTCCTTGAGCGTGACGGCATTTGGCAGTCACACACACTGTACATCCCTGTACATCCACGACTTGCAGATGACCGACAAGTTCCGAATTCACGCCAGAAGAATTTGAGACGACGTTACTCGCCCCTCTGACTGACCAGTTTCAAGTCaattccttccttccttgtAGTATCCGAAGCTGCCCCCTTTCTCAACCCTCATATCGCCGTGCTTGTGTAACAGCCGTGACGATGGAGTGCGCGAGTGCTTGTTTGCCCGCTACTCTCACCATGGCTTCATTGTGCAGTGCCCCGCGTACCTTTTGTCGCTCCACCGGAAGCCCAAGCCGTTGACATCGCTGGAACAGCTCTTCGCCGTGATTGGCAGGCACAAGCTCGTCCTTTCCCGCTTCCACAATGAAGATCCCGGGCGGCGTGTCTGGAAACCTCTTTGCTATCATGCCGAGGTTGGCCCAGGTATCCAGATGGTTTCGGAGAAATGGCCAAAGATATTGGTACGGGAGCCAGGTCTGTGGATATAACGCTTGAAGCATAGCTCGAACATTTGTGAATGGTGTTTCGAGTATGAGACCACCTATTGTTAGATTGTGAGGGAATTCGCCTTTGGCAGCTAGATTGGTTGCAAAGCCACAACCAATGCTCTGCCCCCAAAGAAGCACTGTTGGCTTTGTTTTGTCGCTTTTCTCCGACTTGCTCTCATGTACTCCAGCTATCCATCGCAGTGCTGCCTGTGAATCAAGGTCTATCCCTGGTTCTGAAGGCCGATCATGAGACGTCCAGAACCCTCGGTAACTCAGGCCAGCAATAGTATACTGGATTGACGGTTCACTCTCGTGAGCTCGACGCATTATCCAGGAAAGATCTGGCAGTCGGGGCGGTAGTGATGATGCGTTTCCTGGGGCTTTCGGTAAGTTACCATGAGATATACGATCAGTGAGAACGGCCAACCTTGAAAGTATAGGATATAAACAGGGGTCTttgtcttggccttgacaagACTTGGTTCAGATACTGAAGGTACATCTGCTACACACAAGGCAATCTCAGTACCATCCAGCGACTTGATTCTCTCTTCCCTCCACTTTAGACGCCCACAGTCACGGGAAACCTCATCAATGGTCATACTGCGGGCATTGGGCGGTAAAAATGGATTGTAGATAATGGTATTCTGGAACAAGACCATCATTGCACACTTCCAGCACCATAATCCCACGAATAGGCCAGTGAACAGCAGCGGCGGCACGAGAAAAGGCGCAACATGCAAGGGTCTCATGCAGCCTGGCGAAGGCCTCAAGAATGCAAGTCTCTCTGCGCTGGAGCGGATACGCGGCCTTGTTCCTACGCAAGCAGCTCGAAAGTGCGGGAATGCGACGGCGACAGCGCGCAAGGTCATTGCATCACATGGCATTTGTGGTTGACGAcggaagaaaaaaacatcTGACAAGGGATATAGAAACGTGGGATGCTGTAGTTAGGCACAAGGGGTACAGGGTTTATGACATGTTCGCTTGTCACTGGATCTGAAGAGGATGCAAGTGTGTGGATTGGGGATGTGATAgtcgaagaagatgatggaggGACGGGTAATAGACTTGATGGTTGATGTCTTTATCAGCACATGTCTATGAGGTAGTAATACATGCAGGTATAAGAC includes:
- the RPL20A gene encoding 60S ribosomal protein L20A (BUSCO:51157at5125), translating into MGRLQEYEVIGRHLPTEVDPTPALYRMTIFAPNETVAKSRYWYFLRGLKKVKKATGEIVSVKSVHEKHPLKVKNFGIWIRYDSRSGTHNMYKEYRELSRTDAVESLYSDMAARHRARFRSIHILRVVEIEKTEDIKRPYIRQLTQKNLSFPLPHRITKENTQKLFSAKRPSTFA
- the CSN12 gene encoding COP9 signalosome (CSN) subunit (BUSCO:19088at5125) → MNTTFQQFAEAHSLRNGYKLAQTLSPVPPADDPQRLMAVWRSTNSHSVKGDIKHFIKSSTAHKRKLDHDETTGWVEVYTSYWKAVSEILAGESGKSTWTKVYEAWKELTSVLIRGYNSHGFEAWTIPSLYMVGKYLRLFAIKSDEERRAKAFDNGPGASLISDDFDPETDKQLQLRDCEGHLKRIFSLCLNDRAPLEESRKWGIYFVINLLFKTYFKLNSASLSRTILKTLAVYNDKGDMPPLEMFPKSQRVTFKFYEGVLLFLEENYIKAESYLNEAWQLCHKDAHAQSERILTYLIPCRLLTSHVLPTKALLENYPRLQDLFLPLATCIKTGNLQAFDQALQRGEAEFVKRRIYLTLERGRDIALRNLLRKVFIAGGFDEPKEGDAAPVRRTRIPVAEFQAAVSMGSGHLVDPDEVECLLANMIYKDLMKGYIARERGIVVLSKKGAFPGTGL
- a CDS encoding hypothetical protein (TransMembrane:3 (n4-15c33/34o57-77i89-107o145-164i)), with protein sequence MPVSIPLPSLLASATGIAGSAWASGFIASLSLAGVPAALQLSAPSSAIVWHSLFNSGFALMPKFAVTTIAAYFYAAYTAQKQGHAWKGLVVGAVSTVSIIPFTILFMKSTNELLFKAVAGTLEASQEDVAKLIGRWGFLNLVRSLIPLAGAVAGFSALLQSITASDRGGKNLK
- a CDS encoding hypothetical protein (MEROPS:MER0031558~TransMembrane:1 (o46-66i)), which translates into the protein MTLRAVAVAFPHFRAACVGTRPRIRSSAERLAFLRPSPGCMRPLHVAPFLVPPLLFTGLFVGLWCWKCAMMVLFQNTIIYNPFLPPNARSMTIDEVSRDCGRLKWREERIKSLDGTEIALCVADVPSVSEPSLVKAKTKTPVYILYFQGNASSLPPRLPDLSWIMRRAHESEPSIQYTIAGLSYRGFWTSHDRPSEPGIDLDSQAALRWIAGVHESKSEKSDKTKPTVLLWGQSIGCGFATNLAAKGEFPHNLTIGGLILETPFTNVRAMLQALYPQTWLPYQYLWPFLRNHLDTWANLGMIAKRFPDTPPGIFIVEAGKDELVPANHGEELFQRCQRLGLPVERQKVRGALHNEAMVRVAGKQALAHSIVTAVTQARRYEG